A part of Solibacillus sp. FSL H8-0538 genomic DNA contains:
- the coaD gene encoding pantetheine-phosphate adenylyltransferase, which yields MSEKIAVVPGSFDPITKGHLDIIKRAADVFDVVYVAVLNNSAKQSLFSIEERMSLIAEVTSDFPNIRIESSSGLLIEYAQQKKAIAIVRGLRAVSDFEYEMQITSMNRVLDESIETFFIMTKNQYSFLSSSIVKEVAKYGGNVSELVPAVVEQALKQKYNTN from the coding sequence TTGTCTGAAAAAATCGCAGTAGTACCTGGAAGCTTTGATCCAATTACGAAAGGTCATTTAGACATTATTAAACGTGCAGCAGATGTTTTTGACGTCGTTTATGTTGCTGTATTAAATAATTCAGCGAAACAGTCGTTATTTTCGATTGAAGAGCGTATGAGCTTAATCGCAGAAGTAACGAGTGATTTTCCTAATATTCGTATTGAAAGTTCTTCAGGATTATTAATAGAATATGCGCAACAAAAAAAAGCAATCGCGATCGTACGTGGCTTGCGTGCCGTTTCGGATTTCGAATACGAAATGCAAATTACGTCGATGAACCGCGTACTAGACGAAAGTATTGAAACATTTTTCATTATGACGAAAAATCAGTATTCCTTCCTAAGCTCGAGTATTGTAAAGGAAGTAGCGAAATACGGTGGTAATGTTAGCGAGCTTGTACCTGCAGTAGTGGAGCAAGCATTAAAACAAAAGTACAATACAAATTAA
- a CDS encoding DUF420 domain-containing protein: protein MGVPILPTISTAFIVISAVLVAIGWGLIFKRKIEAHKKVMLAAGVSALIFFIIYASRTVFIGNTAFGGPDELKGYYTFFLVFHITLATVGAVFGIVSILTGLKTNLKIHRRIGPITSIIWFFVAITGVMVYSLLYVIYEGGETTSVFKAILGF, encoded by the coding sequence ATGGGAGTACCTATATTACCTACAATTAGTACAGCATTCATCGTAATCAGTGCAGTTTTAGTAGCAATTGGTTGGGGGCTTATTTTTAAAAGGAAAATCGAAGCACATAAAAAAGTAATGTTAGCTGCAGGCGTATCGGCACTTATTTTCTTTATTATTTACGCTTCTCGTACGGTTTTTATCGGCAATACTGCGTTTGGTGGACCAGATGAATTAAAAGGTTATTATACATTTTTCTTAGTGTTCCATATTACTTTAGCAACAGTAGGGGCCGTGTTTGGGATTGTAAGTATTTTAACGGGCTTAAAAACTAATTTAAAAATTCACCGGAGAATTGGACCGATTACTAGTATTATTTGGTTTTTCGTAGCGATTACAGGTGTAATGGTATATTCTCTTCTTTATGTAATTTATGAAGGCGGAGAAACAACTTCTGTATTTAAAGCGATATTAGGCTTTTAA
- a CDS encoding YlbG family protein, translating to MNERQGLIVYVHQLKHAKSLRKYGHVHYISRKLKYVVIYCNREDIESIKNKIQRLPFVKDVVESFRPYLKTEFENARPDKAKEYDYKVGL from the coding sequence ATGAATGAACGACAAGGATTAATCGTGTATGTACATCAGTTGAAACACGCCAAATCATTACGTAAATATGGTCACGTCCATTATATTTCTAGAAAATTAAAATATGTAGTAATTTATTGTAATCGTGAAGACATTGAATCGATTAAAAATAAAATACAACGCCTTCCATTTGTGAAAGACGTTGTTGAATCATTCCGCCCTTACTTAAAGACGGAATTTGAAAATGCACGACCAGATAAAGCGAAAGAGTATGATTATAAGGTTGGACTATAA
- the rsmD gene encoding 16S rRNA (guanine(966)-N(2))-methyltransferase RsmD, with product MRVVAGDRKGMPLKAINGNTTRPTTDKVKESIFNMIGPFFDGGTALDLFAGSGGLGIESLSRGADRAIFVEKDGRAFQTLQENIKKCRYEQESEAFRTDANRAVKGLLKRDIVIDYLFVDPPYHKKEYYDLVEMLVQGEKLAPNAIIMCEHSTEVDLPESYGSFKLTRKETYGGTIISIYSGLGEEGETIV from the coding sequence ATGCGCGTTGTAGCGGGAGATCGCAAAGGCATGCCGTTAAAAGCCATTAACGGCAATACAACTAGGCCGACGACAGATAAAGTAAAAGAATCTATTTTTAACATGATTGGTCCATTTTTTGATGGAGGAACAGCGCTGGATTTATTCGCAGGAAGTGGTGGTCTGGGCATTGAAAGTTTAAGCCGAGGCGCAGATCGTGCCATTTTCGTTGAAAAAGATGGACGTGCCTTCCAAACATTACAAGAAAATATAAAAAAATGCCGCTACGAGCAGGAATCTGAAGCTTTTCGTACCGATGCGAATCGTGCGGTAAAAGGTTTATTAAAACGAGATATTGTGATTGATTATTTATTTGTCGACCCACCATATCATAAAAAAGAATATTATGATTTAGTCGAGATGCTTGTACAAGGGGAAAAGCTCGCACCTAATGCGATTATTATGTGTGAGCATTCAACGGAAGTGGACTTGCCGGAAAGCTATGGATCGTTTAAGTTAACGCGTAAAGAAACATACGGAGGAACAATTATCTCGATATATAGCGGCCTAGGGGAAGAGGGAGAAACGATTGTCTGA
- a CDS encoding RNA polymerase II: protein MKIAVSIFSVLVILISAMLFVQYQVYSDHLDTAEEAYKYSQEIEIVYRGESLDVRQHFKNLPNQALSIHWPKDAVNPSCFIETEQSCARLSEDTTKFEAGDTRAQSLSYIIPLDGGLKSKQLMKDLFVTLENGDVQFSTVHISTESSIGGQWVTGLPLIGQQSLSLVNYTMFSGMGQVKDLYWQTGEFTLQKQTDIVSIYSKSPLKNAFYEKMAKIKFLNEDHIAIVNGANSANAEGDRILFLPDITVAKVQKNVIISQVESLYKFGDSPHWVKELVASYLTGTVFGSDKTAKVVESLTNQMTDKQLKDWTNRLQSLEGQALNPKVLDEELTHVFGASTRYITMNAQSKGAYPFLFNDIRELYVDITLQKDVQIILKDGQILYSAVPVLNALGYEATEGKNGFYVNSETRVFRFPVEPGFYVFNQRRYNTVSEPVKKVAGDYYIEESWLQRLFLVELAKSDNRITITSTTAQQ from the coding sequence ATGAAAATTGCAGTTAGCATTTTTTCTGTTTTAGTAATATTAATTAGCGCGATGCTTTTTGTGCAATATCAAGTATATTCAGATCATCTTGATACAGCAGAGGAAGCATATAAATATTCACAAGAAATTGAAATTGTTTACCGAGGGGAAAGTTTAGATGTGCGCCAGCATTTTAAAAATTTACCGAATCAAGCGCTTTCTATTCACTGGCCCAAAGATGCCGTAAACCCAAGCTGTTTTATCGAGACAGAGCAGAGTTGCGCGCGTTTGAGTGAGGATACGACGAAGTTTGAGGCAGGCGATACACGTGCTCAATCGTTGTCCTACATAATTCCCCTTGATGGCGGCTTAAAATCTAAACAATTAATGAAGGATTTATTTGTCACGTTAGAAAATGGAGATGTTCAGTTTTCAACTGTCCATATTTCTACAGAAAGCTCGATTGGCGGGCAATGGGTAACAGGACTACCACTAATTGGTCAGCAGTCATTGTCGCTCGTAAATTACACGATGTTTAGCGGTATGGGACAGGTGAAGGATTTATACTGGCAAACAGGTGAGTTTACGTTACAAAAACAAACTGATATTGTATCGATTTATTCAAAATCGCCACTGAAAAACGCTTTTTATGAAAAAATGGCCAAGATAAAGTTTTTAAATGAAGACCATATTGCTATCGTAAATGGAGCGAATTCTGCAAATGCGGAAGGTGATCGTATACTATTTTTACCGGATATTACGGTTGCTAAAGTACAGAAAAATGTCATTATCTCGCAAGTCGAATCATTATATAAGTTTGGGGACAGCCCGCACTGGGTTAAAGAGCTAGTCGCCTCGTATTTAACAGGTACAGTTTTTGGTAGTGATAAAACAGCTAAAGTAGTCGAGTCATTAACGAACCAAATGACAGATAAGCAGCTGAAGGACTGGACAAATCGTTTGCAATCACTCGAGGGTCAAGCACTAAATCCAAAGGTTTTAGACGAGGAATTAACGCATGTCTTCGGTGCAAGTACGCGCTATATTACGATGAATGCCCAGTCAAAAGGAGCATATCCGTTTTTATTTAATGACATCCGGGAATTATACGTCGACATTACGTTACAAAAAGACGTCCAAATTATTTTAAAGGATGGCCAAATTTTGTATTCAGCAGTGCCAGTATTAAATGCGCTCGGTTATGAGGCAACAGAGGGGAAAAATGGTTTTTATGTAAATAGTGAAACACGCGTCTTCCGTTTCCCTGTCGAGCCAGGGTTCTACGTTTTCAATCAACGTAGGTACAATACAGTATCAGAACCTGTGAAAAAGGTAGCGGGAGACTATTATATTGAAGAATCATGGTTACAACGACTATTTTTAGTGGAATTGGCTAAATCAGATAATCGTATTACGATTACATCGACGACAGCACAGCAATAA
- a CDS encoding SepM family pheromone-processing serine protease, with product MKFFSKGAIIGIIIVGFLMLYRLDSYVMKPGHAYNVSDFITIQNGDEDDEGSFSLMTVSLSRATPFTYMIAQFKEYEEIMELDSVRQEEEDDEEYNVRQLKLMTDSQFNASYIAFSKAGLDYSITYKGVFVLNVLTGGAADGVLKPGDEIVEIDGERIKQQAMLVERLNNKAVNDEVKLVVDRNNKLIDKTLTLKEIPDSDGRIGLGITFTESKSIKTDPKVNVKTEDIGGPSAGLMFTLEMLNQLLDEDLTHGYLIAGTGEMNEAGTVGRIGGIEKKIVAADKDGMEIFFAPDDEITETMLKYNPNIVSNYEAAVKTAKQLGTSMKVVPVKTIDDALDYLASLQPKN from the coding sequence ATGAAATTTTTTTCAAAAGGGGCCATTATTGGAATCATCATTGTTGGTTTTTTAATGCTCTATCGGTTGGATTCTTATGTTATGAAGCCTGGTCATGCTTATAATGTGAGTGACTTTATTACGATTCAAAATGGAGATGAGGATGACGAAGGCTCATTCAGTCTTATGACAGTATCCTTGTCACGCGCAACCCCTTTTACGTATATGATTGCACAGTTTAAAGAATATGAAGAAATCATGGAATTAGACTCGGTTCGTCAAGAGGAAGAGGATGATGAAGAATATAATGTGCGTCAGTTAAAATTAATGACGGATTCACAGTTTAATGCTTCTTATATAGCTTTTTCAAAGGCTGGGCTTGATTATAGCATTACGTATAAAGGCGTTTTTGTACTAAATGTTCTGACAGGTGGAGCAGCGGATGGCGTATTAAAGCCAGGCGATGAAATTGTAGAAATTGACGGGGAGCGTATTAAGCAGCAGGCGATGCTCGTTGAACGATTAAATAATAAAGCAGTAAATGATGAAGTAAAGCTAGTAGTTGATCGAAATAATAAATTAATTGATAAAACGTTAACGTTAAAAGAAATTCCTGATAGTGATGGCCGAATTGGGCTAGGAATTACTTTTACAGAGAGTAAATCGATTAAAACGGATCCAAAAGTAAATGTCAAAACAGAAGATATTGGTGGGCCATCTGCAGGCTTAATGTTTACCCTTGAAATGTTAAACCAATTACTTGACGAGGACTTAACGCATGGCTATTTGATTGCAGGTACGGGTGAAATGAATGAGGCTGGTACGGTTGGTCGTATTGGGGGCATTGAGAAAAAAATTGTAGCTGCTGACAAAGATGGTATGGAAATCTTCTTTGCGCCAGACGACGAAATAACAGAAACGATGCTTAAATACAACCCAAACATCGTCTCAAATTATGAGGCCGCAGTAAAAACTGCTAAACAACTAGGTACTTCAATGAAGGTTGTGCCTGTTAAAACGATTGATGACGCTCTTGATTATTTAGCGTCACTACAACCGAAAAATTAA
- a CDS encoding CAP domain-containing protein, which yields MKTLFRILIVATFLGIIYYYSNDAKNEYDLLEGPNQTLQAIPKLDYTDLDEEAIPRPKTGISTLIDTSSDEIVARYGTPSRIDITSYGYEWWVYNETGNFLMVGVWDGIVTQLYTNEESIDVAPYSIGQTLNDIYRMTIFESEVTVKVDDNVYMFSMNEEDMQSRILVEYEGVYAQLYIDYESQKLSGIRFMNGQTLAMHQPYELQFVGDLIESPTPSSFLQMEINLANANQLADLVNAYRTKMDLPKLTQLNSLNFLASAHSEDMFLENFVSHNSPTYGSLTDRLDSQQIEYELSAENLATGYLDVIEVVHGWMNSTDHREVMFDEAYTHIGSGAFVNYYTQVYIEKKLTEASLIQ from the coding sequence ATGAAAACACTTTTCCGCATCCTTATTGTGGCTACTTTTCTTGGCATCATTTACTATTATTCAAATGATGCAAAAAATGAGTATGACTTATTAGAAGGACCGAATCAAACGTTACAAGCAATTCCAAAATTGGATTATACTGACCTTGATGAGGAAGCAATCCCGCGTCCTAAAACGGGAATTTCTACGCTAATTGATACTTCAAGCGATGAGATCGTAGCGCGTTACGGGACACCAAGTCGTATAGATATCACTTCATATGGTTATGAGTGGTGGGTATATAACGAAACTGGGAATTTTTTAATGGTTGGCGTATGGGATGGGATCGTAACACAACTGTATACGAATGAGGAGTCCATTGATGTGGCGCCGTATTCGATTGGTCAAACGCTCAATGATATTTATCGCATGACGATTTTCGAGTCAGAGGTCACAGTAAAGGTCGATGATAATGTGTATATGTTTAGTATGAATGAAGAGGATATGCAGAGTCGAATTTTAGTGGAATATGAAGGGGTTTATGCACAGTTATACATAGATTATGAGTCGCAAAAGTTGAGCGGTATTCGTTTTATGAATGGTCAAACACTGGCGATGCATCAGCCGTATGAACTGCAATTTGTAGGAGATTTAATCGAGTCGCCAACACCATCTAGCTTTTTACAAATGGAAATTAATTTAGCAAATGCCAATCAATTAGCAGATCTAGTCAATGCGTATCGCACGAAGATGGATCTTCCTAAATTGACGCAGCTTAATAGTTTAAACTTTCTTGCAAGTGCACATAGTGAGGATATGTTTTTAGAAAATTTTGTCTCACACAATTCACCAACGTACGGTTCCTTAACGGATCGCTTAGACAGTCAACAAATTGAATATGAGTTATCTGCAGAAAATCTGGCTACAGGTTATTTGGATGTCATCGAAGTCGTCCATGGTTGGATGAATTCAACAGATCATCGTGAAGTCATGTTTGACGAAGCATACACACACATTGGCTCAGGTGCGTTTGTGAATTATTATACCCAAGTTTATATTGAGAAAAAATTGACTGAAGCCTCGCTGATTCAATGA
- a CDS encoding YlbF family regulator has protein sequence MLMTSEWAIILDEVDELSNMILSSEQAHSLRHAYTAVYKDEELAVEIAAFQRMKDHYEDVQRFGKYHPDYHTIMKKIREQKRALDLNERVAALKIAENDYQDLLDEVSLLIGRSVSDAVKVPVSNPFFASSGSCGTGCGTGGGCSCSS, from the coding sequence ATGCTAATGACTTCTGAATGGGCTATTATTTTAGATGAGGTCGATGAATTAAGTAACATGATTCTTTCTTCTGAGCAGGCGCATAGTTTGCGTCATGCATATACGGCCGTTTATAAGGATGAAGAGCTCGCAGTGGAAATTGCTGCTTTTCAAAGGATGAAGGATCACTATGAGGATGTACAACGCTTCGGGAAATATCACCCGGACTATCATACAATCATGAAAAAGATTCGCGAGCAAAAGCGTGCGCTTGATTTAAATGAACGCGTCGCCGCTTTAAAAATTGCGGAAAATGATTATCAAGATTTGTTAGATGAGGTTAGCTTATTAATTGGGCGTTCAGTATCTGATGCTGTTAAAGTTCCGGTAAGCAATCCGTTTTTTGCAAGCAGTGGTTCTTGTGGCACAGGTTGCGGCACAGGCGGCGGCTGTTCTTGCTCGTCATAA
- the ctaG gene encoding cytochrome c oxidase assembly factor CtaG — MPLSIFGFQALWSPYLMGVIVFLTVLYFLVTKTWRKDFQVSEPLKKSEAAYFLIGMITLYIVKGSPIDLLGHIMFTWHMVQMALLLLLVPVFLIKGIPPWVWKVIVEAPFINKVMKVFTQPLFAILLFVGLFSFYHLPSVFDTIKLDETLHGLYTFILFLSAVNMYWPLLNNVEGQHQLKNIHKLGYIAANAVLITPACALIIFASHPLYGTYSDSEMWLKAMELCVPASTLSGLSLSGPELFSNMSLVSDQQVGGVLMKIIQEIIFGVILFKVFRKWWNTERANQDEITADALREFQKKSTVQ, encoded by the coding sequence ATGCCGCTAAGTATATTTGGTTTTCAAGCATTATGGAGCCCATATTTAATGGGAGTCATTGTATTTTTAACAGTGCTTTATTTTCTAGTAACAAAAACTTGGAGAAAAGATTTCCAAGTAAGTGAGCCATTAAAGAAAAGTGAAGCAGCCTATTTCTTAATTGGGATGATAACTTTATATATAGTAAAAGGTTCTCCGATTGATTTATTAGGACATATTATGTTTACATGGCATATGGTACAAATGGCGTTGTTATTACTTCTTGTCCCAGTATTCCTGATTAAAGGAATTCCGCCGTGGGTATGGAAGGTCATTGTGGAAGCGCCATTTATTAATAAAGTAATGAAAGTATTTACCCAACCACTTTTTGCAATATTATTATTTGTTGGTTTATTTTCTTTTTACCATTTGCCATCAGTATTTGATACGATTAAATTAGACGAGACTTTACATGGCTTATATACTTTTATTTTATTTTTATCAGCTGTAAATATGTATTGGCCATTATTGAATAATGTTGAAGGTCAACATCAATTAAAAAATATTCATAAACTTGGATATATTGCAGCAAATGCTGTATTAATTACACCGGCATGTGCTTTGATTATTTTTGCATCACATCCGCTGTATGGAACTTATAGTGATTCAGAAATGTGGCTAAAGGCGATGGAGCTTTGTGTACCAGCTTCCACATTATCTGGATTGTCATTATCTGGTCCGGAGTTGTTTTCAAACATGAGTCTTGTTTCAGATCAGCAAGTGGGCGGCGTTCTAATGAAAATCATCCAAGAAATTATTTTTGGGGTTATTTTATTCAAAGTATTCAGGAAATGGTGGAATACGGAGCGTGCTAACCAAGATGAAATTACCGCAGACGCATTAAGGGAATTCCAAAAGAAATCAACAGTTCAATAA
- a CDS encoding DUF7147 family protein produces the protein MIQQFIELGQGYGDIYELCELIKTNEERLHNAFIFTANNEGKMVASIAVAFKPVGESKFMPIYICREGIPFNEEKPSKRIEIFQEAVAATGKQESIFEIKHSSIFSETKLFYQYVIGILRLNHYIPPMQ, from the coding sequence ATGATTCAACAATTTATCGAACTAGGGCAAGGCTATGGAGATATTTATGAGCTTTGCGAATTAATTAAAACGAATGAAGAGCGCTTACATAACGCGTTCATTTTTACTGCCAATAATGAAGGTAAAATGGTTGCTTCGATCGCTGTCGCTTTCAAACCAGTAGGCGAAAGTAAATTCATGCCCATTTATATTTGTCGTGAAGGAATTCCTTTTAATGAAGAAAAACCTTCAAAACGTATCGAAATTTTCCAAGAAGCCGTTGCTGCAACAGGTAAACAAGAAAGTATTTTCGAAATTAAGCACTCTTCTATTTTTTCGGAAACAAAATTATTTTATCAATACGTAATCGGTATTTTACGACTAAATCACTATATTCCGCCGATGCAATAA
- a CDS encoding glycerophosphodiester phosphodiesterase family protein, with amino-acid sequence MGKKTKVALAIAAASAAAWAGTKAISKPQKREGKEALQFGRPIVLAHRGGAHLAPEHSMLAFDQATELGVDGFEVSIRLTKDEEIIAFHDATVDRTTDGAGYVKDLTLADLQQLNHGFNFECLEGNTPYRDEQVTVVTLREVLEKFTDKLIVIEIKDGPDTYEGSLMPSKLWRLIEELGAQNNIVVTSVYSEQIDRFNLYAQNRVALGAGDADIKKAITAFSSQFGHLYNPKIDVFKVPLKSGVFSYDSPKFVKFLADLNVPLLYTGVNDLMTMSRVVRNGAFGIVTDRPDIAHTLLQKVQKA; translated from the coding sequence ATGGGGAAAAAAACGAAGGTAGCTCTTGCTATTGCTGCAGCTAGTGCGGCAGCTTGGGCTGGGACAAAGGCGATTTCAAAACCACAAAAGCGTGAAGGGAAAGAAGCGTTACAATTCGGACGTCCTATCGTTCTTGCACATCGCGGCGGTGCACATTTAGCACCTGAACATTCGATGCTTGCATTCGATCAAGCGACAGAACTGGGTGTAGATGGATTTGAGGTTAGTATCCGTTTAACGAAGGATGAAGAGATTATCGCATTTCATGACGCAACAGTAGACCGTACAACTGACGGTGCTGGTTATGTTAAAGATTTAACTTTAGCGGATTTACAGCAGTTAAACCACGGCTTCAATTTCGAATGCTTAGAAGGTAATACACCTTACCGCGACGAGCAAGTAACAGTAGTAACATTACGAGAAGTGCTTGAGAAATTTACTGACAAATTAATCGTAATTGAAATCAAAGACGGCCCAGATACGTATGAGGGTAGCTTAATGCCGTCGAAGTTATGGCGATTAATCGAGGAGCTAGGTGCACAAAATAACATTGTTGTGACGAGTGTTTACAGTGAGCAAATCGACCGCTTCAACTTATACGCACAAAATCGTGTTGCCTTAGGAGCTGGCGATGCAGATATTAAAAAGGCGATTACTGCATTTTCAAGCCAGTTTGGGCATTTATACAATCCCAAAATAGATGTGTTCAAAGTTCCACTTAAGTCAGGTGTATTCTCTTACGATTCACCAAAATTCGTGAAGTTTTTAGCTGATTTAAACGTGCCGCTACTTTATACTGGTGTTAATGATTTAATGACAATGAGCCGCGTTGTTCGTAATGGCGCATTCGGCATCGTAACAGATCGCCCTGACATCGCACATACATTATTACAAAAAGTTCAAAAAGCATAA
- a CDS encoding UDP-N-acetylmuramoyl-L-alanyl-D-glutamate--2,6-diaminopimelate ligase: MQLAELIKDWPCTVKGSVRVDVKRVEDDAREVQPGDLFVARKGRHNNGAEFIHQALARGASGIVVEDELKLDQLIAPVPIIWVPNVLKFISFASAKLLHFPSEALQVVAVTGTNGKTTVTHFIGQILQKLHKKTMVIGTNGVYLQGERTTHQLESLTTLQPKQLHRLLQEAVYQDVEYVILEASSMGLATHRLDHCHITTGVYLNLSEDHIEDHKSFENYKLAKQQLAKLSDQLVLNGDDAFCRSIGVLSKKKKHYFGCGNRVDVQLQLITEEEGFSTCCIQTEQQEKVVTFPVMGDYQRSNMLAAITTVCTLGFPFADVCNVAQHITLPEGRMQRIKNDIGLTILIDYAHTAEALRAVLQVVRKQAKNKVIVVFSCGGERDQQKRAKMGMVASTFADFIYLTTDNPRGESPVKINEQIQEGFSANQAFDVELDRKNAIRKALELAKAGDTVVIIGKGHERTQTISGRTLPFSDYDCVQNVLRTSLNYEK; this comes from the coding sequence GTGCAGTTAGCAGAACTCATCAAAGATTGGCCATGCACAGTGAAGGGCTCCGTTCGCGTAGACGTTAAACGAGTTGAAGATGATGCGAGGGAAGTTCAGCCAGGGGATTTATTTGTTGCACGAAAGGGAAGACATAATAACGGCGCTGAGTTTATTCATCAGGCACTCGCTAGGGGAGCAAGTGGTATCGTCGTTGAAGATGAATTAAAGCTTGACCAACTTATTGCTCCTGTGCCGATTATATGGGTGCCAAATGTATTGAAGTTTATTTCGTTCGCCAGTGCCAAGCTACTTCATTTCCCATCTGAAGCATTGCAAGTTGTTGCGGTAACAGGGACGAATGGTAAAACAACCGTTACACATTTTATAGGGCAAATCTTGCAAAAGCTACATAAAAAAACAATGGTTATTGGCACAAACGGGGTTTATTTACAAGGAGAGCGCACAACTCATCAACTAGAGTCACTGACAACGTTACAACCAAAACAGTTGCATCGATTATTGCAAGAAGCGGTATATCAAGATGTTGAATATGTCATTCTAGAAGCTTCTTCAATGGGGCTTGCAACGCATCGACTGGATCACTGCCATATTACAACTGGGGTCTATTTGAATTTGTCTGAGGACCATATTGAGGACCATAAAAGCTTTGAAAATTATAAACTTGCTAAGCAACAGCTTGCCAAATTAAGTGATCAGCTCGTTTTAAATGGCGATGATGCTTTTTGTCGTTCCATCGGTGTACTGTCGAAAAAAAAGAAACACTATTTCGGCTGTGGCAACCGAGTAGATGTACAGCTCCAACTCATTACAGAAGAAGAGGGCTTTTCTACATGCTGTATACAAACGGAACAACAAGAAAAAGTCGTTACATTCCCGGTAATGGGTGATTATCAGCGCTCGAATATGCTAGCAGCGATTACGACGGTCTGTACGCTCGGATTTCCGTTTGCGGATGTGTGTAATGTCGCGCAGCATATAACATTACCTGAAGGACGTATGCAACGGATAAAGAATGATATCGGCCTTACGATTTTAATTGACTACGCCCATACAGCAGAGGCGCTCCGTGCGGTATTGCAAGTCGTACGGAAACAAGCAAAAAATAAAGTAATAGTAGTATTTAGTTGCGGTGGAGAACGAGATCAACAAAAAAGAGCCAAAATGGGTATGGTTGCCTCCACATTTGCCGATTTTATTTATTTAACAACAGATAATCCCCGAGGCGAATCACCAGTAAAAATTAACGAGCAAATTCAAGAAGGGTTTTCAGCTAACCAGGCATTTGACGTGGAATTAGACCGTAAGAATGCCATTAGAAAAGCACTGGAGCTTGCGAAAGCGGGTGATACTGTTGTGATTATCGGAAAAGGGCATGAACGAACACAAACAATTAGTGGGCGTACGTTACCATTTTCAGATTATGACTGTGTGCAGAACGTGCTACGAACGTCGCTAAATTACGAAAAATGA
- a CDS encoding YugN family protein has translation MYFENTQLEEVKVDQEVLATVMRKFGLECHGGWDYDRMTFDRRFDVREGRFYLRVFCNAVSGDVGAHDATLNINKPAIGKYYYPHGVEYDNEVFPAHLVKDCEAILSNVRKELTEYGI, from the coding sequence ATGTATTTTGAAAACACACAACTTGAAGAAGTTAAAGTTGATCAAGAAGTTCTTGCCACTGTAATGCGTAAATTCGGATTAGAATGTCACGGTGGATGGGATTATGACCGTATGACTTTTGACCGTCGTTTTGACGTACGTGAAGGCCGTTTCTATTTACGCGTGTTCTGTAACGCTGTATCTGGTGATGTAGGTGCTCACGATGCTACTTTAAACATTAACAAACCTGCAATAGGTAAATACTATTATCCACATGGCGTGGAATACGATAACGAAGTATTCCCAGCACACCTTGTAAAAGATTGCGAAGCCATTTTATCAAACGTTCGTAAAGAACTTACTGAATACGGCATTTAA